Proteins from a single region of Hymenobacter aquaticus:
- the accC gene encoding acetyl-CoA carboxylase biotin carboxylase subunit has protein sequence MFKKILIANRGEIALRIIRTCKEMGIKTVAVYSTADKESLHVRFADEAVCIGPPSSAQSYLNIPTLIAAAEITNADAIHPGYGFLSENAEFSRICQENNIKFIGASPEMINQMGDKASAKATMIKAGVPCIPGSVGLLDSLQDALKIAHKIKYPVILKATAGGGGRGMRVAHNDEELEKGWNDARTEAKAAFGNDGIYLEKFVVEPRHIEIQICGDQYGHVCHLSERDCSIQRRHQKLVEEAPSPFMTDELREKMGKAAIAGAAAINYEGVGTIEFLVDANRDFYFMEMNTRIQVEHPVTEEIINYDLIKEQIKVAAGIPISGNSYYPKMHAMECRINAEDPKNGFRPSPGKITVLHIPGGHGVRVDTHVYAGYTIPSNYDSMIAKLITVAQTREECIVKMKRALSEFVVEGVKTTIPFHLALMDNPDFKAGKFTTAFLETSFDFSTI, from the coding sequence GTGTTTAAAAAAATACTGATTGCAAACCGGGGCGAAATTGCGTTGCGCATTATTCGTACCTGCAAGGAAATGGGCATCAAAACGGTGGCCGTTTACTCGACTGCCGACAAGGAAAGCCTGCACGTGCGCTTCGCCGACGAGGCCGTGTGCATTGGTCCGCCCAGCAGCGCGCAGTCGTACCTGAACATTCCGACGCTGATTGCCGCCGCCGAAATCACCAACGCCGACGCCATTCACCCCGGTTACGGCTTCCTGTCGGAAAACGCGGAGTTTTCGCGCATCTGCCAGGAAAATAACATCAAGTTCATCGGGGCCTCGCCCGAGATGATCAACCAGATGGGCGACAAGGCCTCGGCCAAAGCCACCATGATTAAAGCCGGCGTGCCCTGCATTCCCGGCTCGGTCGGCCTGCTCGACTCGCTACAGGACGCGCTGAAAATTGCCCACAAAATCAAGTACCCCGTTATTCTGAAGGCTACGGCCGGCGGAGGCGGCCGTGGTATGCGCGTAGCCCACAACGACGAGGAGCTGGAAAAAGGCTGGAACGACGCCCGGACCGAGGCCAAAGCCGCTTTCGGCAACGATGGTATCTATCTGGAAAAGTTCGTGGTGGAGCCCCGCCACATCGAAATCCAGATCTGCGGCGACCAGTACGGCCACGTGTGCCACCTCTCGGAGCGCGACTGCTCGATTCAGCGCCGGCACCAGAAGCTGGTGGAAGAGGCTCCTTCGCCCTTCATGACCGACGAGCTGCGCGAGAAGATGGGCAAGGCCGCCATTGCCGGCGCCGCCGCCATCAACTACGAAGGCGTGGGCACCATCGAGTTCCTGGTGGATGCCAACCGCGACTTCTACTTCATGGAGATGAACACCCGCATTCAGGTGGAGCATCCCGTGACGGAGGAAATCATTAACTACGACCTGATCAAGGAGCAGATCAAGGTGGCGGCCGGCATCCCGATTTCGGGCAACAGCTACTACCCCAAGATGCACGCCATGGAGTGTCGCATCAACGCCGAGGACCCCAAAAACGGCTTCCGCCCCTCCCCCGGCAAAATCACCGTGCTGCACATTCCCGGCGGCCACGGCGTGCGCGTCGACACCCACGTGTACGCGGGCTACACCATCCCGTCGAACTACGACTCGATGATTGCCAAGCTCATCACCGTGGCCCAGACCCGCGAAGAGTGCATCGTGAAAATGAAGCGGGCCTTGTCGGAGTTCGTGGTGGAAGGCGTGAAAACGACCATTCCCTTCCACCTCGCCCTGATGGACAACCCCGATTTCAAAGCCGGCAAGTTCACCACGGCCTTCCTGGAAACCTCGTTCGACTTTTCGACGATATAA
- a CDS encoding alpha-amylase codes for MNKLTAAALSGLLAAGLLLPSCSKDGVQPGTTSSPVTAATTNSAVAVNGVMMQGFYWDTPITTTAGSWWQNLGSKAQELSDAGITAMWLPPAYKGGSQSDVGYGVYDRYDLGEFNQKGTVATRYGTIGQLQSAITSLHGKGIQVYEDMVMNHLTWADAQETVNGNTVYTKFNFPGRGTTYSAYKWTSANFTGTQQAPNNGWYQWKSWDFQPYANGDAYDNLLGSEIQYNGNASNQNETISWGNWITTKLSLDGYRLDATKHIYTPYLNQWLDAVKGTSGRFAVSEAWFRNLGDLNNYAAATGGRTSLFDVPLHYTFQDMSNGNGSWDMRGLQFAGFTEANGALSVSFVDNHDTDQQGGALYSPVTNLKMLAYAYILTRAKGYPCVFYRDFYEYGLGTQIKKLMAIRKANAYGAANEYTAVNDADVYAYSRAGDSTHPGLLMMLNDGSTGRSKTITTPFKSATLTDKTGNSTATVTTNSAGTGTFPVNARSYSVWVPGTGGTTPPPTGTTTAVSFNVTYSNTVSGQDVYVLGSTAQLGSWNTANAIKLSGATYPVWKGTINLTSGTSVQYKYIRKDAAGNVLYEGGTNRTFTPSGTSMTRTETWQ; via the coding sequence ATGAACAAACTTACCGCAGCGGCCCTTTCGGGTCTGCTTGCCGCAGGCTTGCTTTTGCCTTCCTGTTCCAAGGATGGCGTTCAGCCCGGCACTACTTCCTCGCCCGTAACGGCAGCCACAACCAACAGCGCCGTAGCCGTCAACGGCGTAATGATGCAGGGCTTTTACTGGGACACGCCCATCACGACCACGGCCGGCAGCTGGTGGCAAAACCTGGGCAGCAAGGCCCAGGAGCTGAGCGACGCGGGCATTACGGCCATGTGGCTACCCCCAGCCTACAAGGGCGGCAGCCAGAGCGACGTCGGCTACGGCGTGTATGACCGCTACGACCTGGGCGAGTTCAACCAGAAAGGCACCGTGGCTACCCGCTACGGGACCATCGGCCAGCTGCAGTCGGCCATTACCAGCCTGCACGGCAAGGGCATTCAGGTGTACGAGGACATGGTGATGAACCACCTGACCTGGGCCGACGCCCAGGAAACGGTGAACGGCAACACGGTGTACACCAAGTTCAACTTCCCCGGCCGGGGCACCACCTACAGCGCCTACAAGTGGACTTCGGCCAACTTCACCGGCACCCAGCAGGCTCCCAACAACGGCTGGTACCAGTGGAAAAGCTGGGACTTCCAGCCCTACGCCAACGGCGACGCCTACGACAACCTGCTGGGCTCGGAAATCCAGTACAACGGCAACGCCAGCAACCAGAACGAAACCATCAGCTGGGGCAACTGGATTACCACCAAGCTCAGCCTCGACGGCTACCGCCTCGACGCCACCAAGCACATCTACACGCCCTACCTGAACCAGTGGCTCGACGCGGTGAAGGGCACTTCGGGCCGCTTCGCCGTCTCGGAGGCCTGGTTCCGCAACCTGGGTGATTTGAACAACTACGCCGCCGCCACCGGGGGCCGCACCAGCCTGTTCGATGTGCCCCTGCACTACACCTTCCAGGACATGAGTAACGGCAACGGCTCGTGGGACATGCGCGGCCTGCAGTTTGCCGGCTTCACCGAGGCCAACGGCGCGCTGTCGGTGTCCTTCGTCGATAACCACGACACCGACCAGCAGGGCGGCGCGTTATATTCGCCGGTTACCAACCTGAAGATGCTGGCCTACGCCTACATCCTGACCCGGGCCAAGGGCTACCCCTGCGTGTTCTACCGCGACTTTTACGAATACGGCCTGGGCACCCAGATCAAGAAGCTGATGGCCATCCGCAAGGCCAACGCCTACGGGGCAGCCAACGAGTACACCGCCGTGAATGACGCCGACGTGTACGCCTACTCCCGCGCCGGCGACTCGACCCACCCCGGCCTGCTGATGATGCTCAACGACGGCAGCACCGGCCGCTCCAAGACCATTACCACGCCCTTCAAGAGCGCCACGCTGACCGACAAAACCGGCAACAGCACCGCCACCGTTACCACCAACTCGGCCGGCACTGGCACCTTCCCCGTCAATGCCCGCAGCTACTCGGTATGGGTGCCCGGCACCGGCGGCACTACGCCCCCGCCCACCGGCACCACCACGGCCGTGTCGTTTAACGTGACCTACAGCAACACTGTCTCGGGCCAGGATGTGTACGTGCTGGGCAGCACCGCCCAGCTCGGCAGCTGGAACACGGCCAACGCCATTAAGCTCAGCGGCGCTACCTACCCCGTGTGGAAAGGCACCATCAACCTGACCAGCGGCACCAGCGTGCAGTACAAGTACATCCGCAAGGACGCGGCCGGCAACGTGCTCTATGAAGGCGGCACCAACCGCACCTTCACGCCCAGCGGCACGAGCATGACGCGGACGGAAACCTGGCAGTAA
- a CDS encoding DUF3109 family protein — protein MIIIQNTVISDDVRDNFFVCNLEACKGACCVEGDLGAPLEAHELQILEQEYDKIKPFITEAGQQAIEQQGLYIKDWEGDHSTTTINDRECAYALYDERGILKCGIEQAYLAGATTFKKPISCHLYPIRITKYEDFEALNYDRWNICNTACSFGATLGVRIYQFLKEPLVRKYGEEWYEELVTEIETNSPPVNG, from the coding sequence ATGATTATCATTCAGAATACGGTCATCTCCGACGACGTGCGCGACAATTTCTTTGTCTGCAACCTGGAAGCCTGCAAGGGCGCCTGCTGCGTGGAAGGCGACCTGGGCGCCCCTTTGGAGGCCCACGAGCTCCAGATTCTGGAGCAGGAGTACGACAAGATCAAGCCCTTTATTACCGAGGCCGGGCAGCAGGCCATCGAGCAGCAGGGCCTCTACATCAAGGACTGGGAGGGCGACCACAGCACCACCACCATCAACGACCGGGAGTGCGCCTACGCCCTCTACGACGAGCGGGGCATCCTCAAGTGCGGCATCGAGCAGGCCTACCTGGCCGGGGCCACTACGTTCAAAAAGCCCATCAGCTGCCACCTTTACCCGATTCGCATCACCAAGTACGAGGACTTCGAGGCCCTGAACTACGACCGGTGGAACATCTGCAACACGGCCTGCTCGTTTGGTGCCACGCTCGGCGTGCGCATCTATCAGTTTCTGAAGGAGCCCCTGGTGCGCAAGTACGGCGAGGAATGGTATGAGGAACTGGTCACCGAAATCGAAACCAACAGCCCGCCGGTGAACGGGTAA
- a CDS encoding ATP-dependent helicase, with the protein MALDYNKLLNPSQAAAVLQIDGPCMIIAGAGSGKTRVLTYRIANLLEQGVDPFNILALTFTNKAAKEMRARIEKVVGPEAKNVWMGTFHSVFAKILRSEADKIGFPRHFTIYDTQDSKTLITQIVKEMDLDDKLYKPNMVLGRISAAKNKLISVQQYLNDPVIRQDDDAALRPKIGAIYQQYHARCFKAGAMDFDDLLFNTNVLFKDHPDVLNKYQNIFKYVMVDEYQDTNYSQYLITRKLAAKERNICVVGDDAQSIYAFRGADITNILNFEKDYPELQVFKLEQNYRSTKNIVKAANSVIKNNKAQLRKDVFSENEEGTLIEVIKAASDNEEGKLVANSIYEDKMNQHLSYDDFAILYRTNAQSRAMEEALRKLNIKYKIVGGLSFYQRKEIKDLVAYLRLTVNHNDEQALRRVINYPKRGIGDTTISKLINTAEASNHSLWEVVSNANSFLTARIANPIESFAEQIKSYAVLAGKEDAFEAAKFIAKNSGMIEELYADKSIEGLSRYENIQELLNGVKAYTEDPEREDKSLASFLQDIALVTDADTKDAKDEGESVTMMTIHSAKGLEFRNVYIVGMEENLFPSQMMITSRADLEEERRLFYVAITRAEKKLTLSYATSRYQWGNLRSCEKSRFLDEIDPQFVDFKFSSAGPGESPFGHVVERRSNLIPPAPRKMVAKGYTPPADFQPSDTSNLQTGQRVEHPKFGFGKVTKLEVQQGSTKAIIDFEEVGEKTLLLSFAKLRVH; encoded by the coding sequence ATGGCATTAGATTACAACAAACTCCTGAACCCCTCCCAGGCCGCCGCGGTCCTGCAAATCGACGGCCCCTGCATGATTATTGCCGGCGCCGGCTCGGGCAAAACCCGGGTGCTGACCTACCGCATTGCCAACCTGCTGGAGCAGGGCGTCGACCCGTTCAACATCCTGGCTTTGACCTTTACCAACAAGGCCGCCAAGGAAATGCGGGCCCGGATTGAGAAGGTAGTAGGCCCCGAGGCCAAGAACGTCTGGATGGGCACCTTCCACTCGGTGTTTGCCAAAATCCTGCGCTCCGAGGCCGACAAAATCGGCTTCCCGCGCCACTTCACCATCTACGACACCCAGGACTCGAAGACGCTGATTACCCAGATCGTCAAGGAAATGGACCTGGACGACAAGCTCTACAAGCCCAATATGGTGCTGGGCCGGATTTCGGCGGCCAAGAACAAGCTGATTTCGGTGCAGCAGTACCTCAACGACCCGGTGATTCGCCAGGACGACGACGCGGCGCTGCGGCCCAAAATCGGGGCCATCTACCAGCAGTACCACGCCCGCTGCTTCAAGGCCGGCGCCATGGACTTCGACGACCTGCTCTTCAACACGAACGTCTTGTTCAAGGACCACCCCGACGTGCTGAACAAGTACCAGAACATCTTCAAGTACGTGATGGTCGACGAGTATCAGGACACGAACTATTCGCAGTACCTGATTACGCGGAAGCTGGCGGCCAAGGAGCGGAATATCTGCGTGGTGGGCGACGATGCCCAGAGTATCTACGCCTTCCGCGGGGCCGACATCACCAATATTCTCAACTTCGAGAAGGACTACCCCGAATTGCAGGTGTTTAAGCTGGAGCAGAACTACCGCTCCACCAAGAACATCGTGAAGGCCGCCAACTCGGTCATCAAGAACAACAAGGCCCAGCTGCGCAAGGACGTATTCTCGGAAAACGAGGAAGGCACCCTGATTGAGGTTATCAAGGCCGCCTCCGACAACGAAGAAGGCAAGCTGGTGGCCAACAGCATCTACGAGGACAAGATGAACCAGCATCTGTCGTATGATGACTTTGCCATCCTGTACCGCACCAACGCCCAGAGCCGGGCCATGGAAGAGGCCCTGCGCAAGCTCAACATCAAGTATAAGATTGTTGGCGGCCTCTCCTTCTACCAGCGCAAGGAAATCAAAGACCTGGTGGCCTACCTACGCCTGACGGTGAACCACAACGACGAGCAGGCGCTGCGCCGGGTTATCAACTACCCCAAGCGCGGCATCGGCGACACGACCATCAGCAAGCTGATCAACACGGCCGAAGCCAGCAACCACTCGCTCTGGGAAGTCGTCAGCAACGCCAATTCCTTCCTGACGGCCCGCATTGCCAACCCGATTGAGAGCTTCGCCGAGCAGATCAAGAGCTACGCGGTGCTGGCCGGCAAGGAAGACGCCTTCGAGGCGGCTAAGTTCATTGCCAAGAACTCGGGCATGATTGAGGAGCTCTACGCCGATAAAAGCATCGAGGGCCTGAGCCGCTACGAGAACATCCAGGAACTCCTGAACGGGGTAAAAGCCTACACCGAAGACCCCGAGCGCGAAGACAAGAGCCTGGCTTCCTTCCTGCAAGACATTGCCCTGGTAACCGACGCCGACACCAAGGACGCCAAGGACGAGGGCGAATCGGTGACGATGATGACCATTCACTCGGCCAAGGGCCTGGAGTTCCGCAACGTCTACATCGTGGGCATGGAGGAAAACCTGTTCCCGAGCCAGATGATGATTACCTCCCGGGCCGATTTGGAGGAGGAGCGCCGCCTGTTCTACGTGGCCATTACCCGGGCCGAGAAGAAGCTCACGCTCAGCTACGCCACCTCGCGCTACCAGTGGGGCAACCTGCGCAGCTGCGAGAAAAGCCGCTTCCTGGACGAAATTGACCCCCAGTTCGTCGATTTCAAGTTTTCCTCCGCCGGCCCCGGCGAGTCGCCGTTCGGCCACGTGGTGGAGCGCCGCTCGAACCTAATTCCGCCCGCCCCGCGTAAGATGGTGGCCAAGGGCTACACCCCACCGGCCGATTTCCAGCCCTCCGACACGAGCAACCTGCAAACCGGGCAGCGCGTGGAGCACCCCAAGTTCGGCTTCGGCAAAGTTACCAAGCTGGAAGTGCAGCAGGGCTCGACCAAGGCCATCATCGACTTCGAAGAAGTTGGGGAGAAGACGTTATTGCTGAGTTTTGCGAAATTGCGGGTGCATTGA
- a CDS encoding endonuclease domain-containing protein — MNDEEKTESGHRHAFTTDAQRWLTHLKDFSRDNRKQPTEAENHLWQLLRGGTLNGLRFRRQHAIGQFIVDFVCLKAWLIVEADGEIHNEASQAEYDTGRTYGLQQLGFTVIRFTNHQILHQSQQVLNTIQQHLPA; from the coding sequence ATGAATGATGAAGAGAAAACCGAATCGGGGCACCGACACGCATTTACTACGGATGCGCAACGGTGGCTTACGCACCTGAAAGATTTCAGCCGGGATAATCGTAAGCAGCCGACGGAAGCTGAAAACCACCTGTGGCAGTTGCTGCGCGGCGGTACCTTGAATGGCCTTCGTTTTCGCCGACAGCACGCCATTGGTCAGTTTATCGTAGATTTCGTTTGTCTAAAGGCTTGGCTGATTGTGGAGGCAGATGGCGAAATTCATAACGAAGCAAGTCAGGCTGAGTATGATACCGGACGCACTTACGGACTACAACAGCTAGGCTTCACGGTCATACGATTCACCAACCACCAGATTCTGCATCAATCTCAGCAGGTTCTGAACACCATTCAACAACACCTCCCGGCCTGA
- a CDS encoding DUF4290 domain-containing protein: MALPSPFKHELLLREYGQSTYELIQQLRTIEDREERTKRAQQIVQLIFRLNPSLREQPDAQPKVWNHIFEMTDGELDVDSPYPLHALDILAKQPQRVAYPSKSPKLKPYGRSVEVMIEQALALEDAAEREQATIAIGRTMKFLYRSYSKENAKDVTILKHLKELSGGKLELDPAQVDAQNLFEFATTPGGSGRPAPFIVPQPRAERSERGDRGDREGRRGGNNNRRDKQRRGGKKSRQEPQQPPQ, from the coding sequence ATGGCATTACCGTCCCCTTTTAAACACGAACTGCTGCTGCGCGAATACGGCCAGAGCACCTACGAGCTGATTCAGCAGCTGCGCACCATCGAAGACCGGGAGGAGCGCACCAAGCGCGCCCAGCAGATCGTGCAGCTCATTTTCCGCCTCAACCCCAGCCTGCGCGAGCAGCCCGACGCCCAGCCGAAAGTGTGGAACCACATCTTCGAAATGACCGACGGCGAACTGGACGTGGACAGCCCCTACCCCCTGCACGCCCTCGACATTCTGGCCAAGCAGCCCCAGCGCGTGGCTTACCCCAGCAAGTCGCCCAAGCTCAAACCCTACGGCCGCAGCGTAGAGGTGATGATTGAGCAGGCCCTGGCCCTGGAAGACGCCGCTGAGCGCGAGCAGGCCACCATTGCCATCGGCCGCACCATGAAGTTCCTGTACCGCTCCTATAGCAAGGAAAACGCCAAGGACGTAACTATCCTCAAGCACCTGAAGGAGCTGTCGGGCGGCAAGCTGGAGCTGGACCCCGCCCAGGTGGACGCCCAGAACCTGTTCGAGTTTGCCACCACGCCGGGTGGCTCGGGCCGGCCCGCGCCCTTTATCGTACCCCAGCCCCGGGCCGAACGGTCGGAACGCGGCGACCGGGGCGACCGGGAAGGACGCCGCGGCGGCAACAACAACCGCCGCGACAAGCAGCGGCGCGGCGGCAAAAAAAGCCGTCAGGAACCCCAGCAGCCCCCCCAGTAG
- the murA gene encoding UDP-N-acetylglucosamine 1-carboxyvinyltransferase, which translates to MASFEVIGGHPLKGEIVPQGAKNEALQILCAVLLTSEPVTISNIPDIRDVNKLIELLRDMGVKVGKLASDTYRFQADAVNLDYLDSEQFIAQGRALRGSVMILGPMLTRFGKCQLPKPGGDKIGRRPMDTHFLGLEKLGGKLTLEGTDFYRIKAENGLHGTYMLLDEASVTGTANIVMAAVLAEGTTTIYNAACEPYLQQLCKMLVRMGAKINGIGSNLLTIEGVESLGGTEHRMLPDMIEIGSFIGLAAMTGSEITIKDCQVPELGIIPDTFRKLGIQLEVRGDDIFVPAQDHYEIATYLDGSILTVSDHTWPGLTPDLLSIVLVVAIQAKGTVLIHQKMFESRLFFVDKLIDMGAQITLCDPHRAIVIGLDKRNALRGISMTSPDIRAGVALLISALSAEGRSVIDNVEQIDRGYQFIDKRLNVLGAQIRRL; encoded by the coding sequence ATGGCTTCATTTGAAGTAATCGGCGGCCATCCGCTGAAGGGTGAAATCGTGCCCCAGGGCGCTAAAAACGAAGCCCTCCAAATCCTGTGCGCGGTGCTGCTCACTTCCGAGCCCGTTACCATCAGCAATATTCCCGACATCCGCGACGTGAATAAGCTCATCGAGCTGCTGCGCGACATGGGCGTCAAGGTCGGCAAGCTGGCCTCCGACACCTACCGTTTCCAGGCCGACGCGGTAAATCTGGACTACCTCGACTCCGAGCAGTTTATTGCCCAGGGCCGGGCCCTGCGCGGCTCCGTGATGATTCTGGGCCCCATGCTGACCCGCTTCGGCAAGTGCCAGCTGCCCAAGCCCGGCGGCGACAAAATCGGCCGGCGGCCGATGGATACCCACTTCCTGGGCCTGGAAAAGCTGGGCGGCAAGCTCACCCTGGAAGGCACGGATTTCTACCGCATCAAGGCCGAAAATGGCCTGCACGGCACCTACATGCTGCTCGATGAAGCCTCGGTAACCGGTACGGCCAACATCGTCATGGCCGCCGTGCTGGCCGAAGGCACCACCACGATTTACAACGCCGCCTGCGAGCCGTACTTGCAGCAGCTCTGCAAAATGCTGGTGCGCATGGGCGCCAAAATCAACGGCATCGGCTCCAACCTGCTCACCATCGAAGGCGTGGAAAGCCTGGGCGGCACCGAGCACCGTATGCTGCCCGACATGATTGAAATCGGCTCCTTCATCGGCCTGGCCGCCATGACGGGCTCCGAAATCACCATCAAGGACTGCCAGGTGCCCGAGCTGGGCATCATTCCCGACACCTTCCGCAAGCTGGGCATTCAGCTCGAAGTGCGCGGCGACGATATTTTCGTGCCGGCCCAGGACCACTACGAAATTGCCACCTACCTCGACGGCAGCATCCTGACCGTGTCGGACCACACCTGGCCCGGCCTGACGCCCGACTTGCTGAGCATCGTGCTGGTGGTGGCCATTCAGGCCAAGGGCACCGTGCTGATTCACCAGAAGATGTTTGAGTCGCGCCTGTTCTTCGTCGATAAGCTCATCGACATGGGAGCCCAGATTACGCTCTGCGACCCGCACCGCGCCATCGTCATCGGCCTCGACAAGCGCAACGCCCTGCGCGGCATCAGCATGACTTCGCCCGATATCCGTGCCGGCGTGGCCCTGCTCATTTCGGCCCTGTCGGCCGAGGGCCGCAGCGTCATCGACAACGTGGAGCAGATCGACCGCGGCTACCAGTTCATCGACAAGCGCCTGAACGTCCTCGGCGCCCAGATTCGTCGCCTGTAA
- a CDS encoding ArsR/SmtB family transcription factor codes for MPLSPAPDAELNLTTEKMEKVAFILKTTAHPTRIAIVQLLASQESLSVSDLSEKLNVEQSLLSHHLSGMKLKGILSSHREGKNIYYALKMREVVDVIQCLAACTFL; via the coding sequence ATGCCGCTCTCCCCTGCTCCCGACGCTGAACTGAACCTGACCACCGAAAAGATGGAGAAGGTGGCGTTCATTCTCAAGACGACGGCGCACCCCACCCGCATTGCCATTGTGCAGCTGCTGGCCAGCCAGGAAAGCCTGTCCGTATCGGACCTCAGCGAAAAGCTGAACGTGGAGCAGAGTCTGCTCTCCCACCACTTGTCGGGCATGAAGCTCAAAGGCATTCTAAGCTCGCACCGCGAAGGCAAAAACATCTACTACGCCCTGAAAATGCGCGAAGTGGTAGACGTGATTCAGTGCCTGGCCGCGTGCACGTTTCTGTAG
- a CDS encoding sulfite exporter TauE/SafE family protein, whose product MLPTFGYFAAIFIGLSLGIMGGGGSILTVPVLVYLMGVSPVLSTAYSLFVVGSTSVVGASGYFRKGLVSLRTAVVFLIPSLLAVFAVRKLLLPAIPHELFTIGHIVFTKDLLVLVAFAVLMVVAAASMIRGRQAEEILDEELHHAHAFNYPLILGIGLIVGTLTGFVGAGGGFLIIPALVLGARLPMKLAVGTSLAIIALNSLIGFAGDLSAGTPIAWTFLLGFLAFALVGIVLGTYLARFIPGARLKPAFGWFTLAMGTFILLRELAFAP is encoded by the coding sequence ATGCTTCCCACTTTCGGCTACTTCGCGGCCATTTTTATCGGTTTGTCCCTGGGCATCATGGGCGGGGGCGGCTCTATCCTCACCGTGCCGGTGCTGGTGTATCTGATGGGCGTGAGTCCGGTGCTGAGTACCGCTTATTCCCTGTTTGTGGTGGGCTCGACTTCGGTCGTGGGCGCGTCGGGCTACTTCCGCAAGGGGCTGGTGTCGTTGCGCACGGCCGTCGTCTTCCTCATTCCCTCGCTGCTGGCCGTGTTTGCCGTACGCAAGCTGCTGCTGCCCGCCATTCCGCACGAGCTGTTCACCATCGGCCACATCGTCTTTACCAAGGATCTGCTGGTGCTGGTGGCCTTTGCCGTGCTGATGGTAGTGGCCGCGGCCTCAATGATCCGCGGCCGGCAGGCCGAGGAAATACTGGACGAGGAGCTGCACCACGCCCACGCTTTTAACTACCCGCTGATTCTGGGCATTGGCCTGATCGTGGGTACGCTCACGGGCTTCGTGGGCGCGGGTGGCGGCTTTCTGATTATTCCGGCCCTGGTGCTGGGCGCGCGCCTGCCCATGAAGCTAGCCGTGGGCACCTCCCTGGCCATTATTGCGCTGAACTCGCTTATTGGCTTCGCCGGTGATCTGAGCGCGGGCACGCCCATCGCCTGGACGTTTTTACTCGGCTTCCTGGCTTTTGCCCTAGTGGGCATCGTGCTGGGCACTTATCTGGCGCGCTTCATTCCAGGGGCCCGGCTCAAGCCCGCCTTCGGCTGGTTTACCCTGGCCATGGGCACCTTTATTCTGCTGCGCGAGTTGGCTTTCGCCCCTTGA